A window of Chlorocebus sabaeus isolate Y175 chromosome 14, mChlSab1.0.hap1, whole genome shotgun sequence contains these coding sequences:
- the PCARE gene encoding photoreceptor cilium actin regulator: MGCTPSHSDIVNSVAKSGIQFLKKPKAIRPGCQGGSERGSIPLLVKNSTCYDAGEGLAEEQPSSRRNQTTAKGLCQLMGDPASGKRKDTEGLIPGTKTSSSQLNKSQSHMAKDILFKTQGSHGSQGADFSGDESQESSTQDTSKWKRTQKCHTSSKQSHCYQTIHPAHESEGKVDFPEPLVKAHQHAYTYLHSSLSKYEAILYIIHQATQTRELLQPMVSFLLLCFEEISQLLGEISKDGEVLLQEVREDLAWPLKKREPQEQPDLLQQLLQYTVSKLQVLNGTVASLTNSFLESSSSYLHSTATHLENKLSAKRNVDERLLGALGQLQSLASGRGDAGVQGLPLCSEDSGIGADNESVQSVDKLGKQTSWDLALEPEEWKSVTSNHTEARQSGHAWQQSPFCMGSDGPQDCLLSGASMAKVQPQAQDEARSPCVSSTSPENITSPPLKLGTSTPCDSFGIGVSVEPHLSKTSRLMDAPSLSDSEDSSPEEEDEMSSMSLCVWQEKTPHSRPRSSPADRESPFQARTRRLRSLQAQEMILKMKEAISERIKFVPVLSGHQDWSEEEEGRIVVPPRPSTVSGSRRAPERQRRSQSESCLQSHVEDPTLQELRRVQRDLSQKLEAFYALGAKGQEQSQEQILQPRAAAVWPNGTCKVSPSNTTSRLKASLTKNFSILPSQDKSILQKCSPHPEDEQGKAEKLPNAIPSGDVSEAAEATDQNVRGCPTRTSVKKLIETFSPTESLRTLGDSKDSGASPCLRNCIMPPRLPMYRGLAPLYPKSQISPASGREPLRMGIGWKPLAPIFPPLPKAEAAKSEELSCEMEGNPEHLPPPPLEVLMDKSFASLESPESSKSTESSPQETQEPGLGEAGPTRRTWASPKLRASVSPLDLLPSKSTASPTKPRSTGPGSGRSSCQPRKPVLDLSRPPATSQSPEVKGGTWSQAEKAASLYRQPRKAIAWHHSSPPSGQNRTSESSLARPRQSRERSPAVGRKASPTRTHWVPQADKRRRSLPSSYRPAQSSPSAVQTPPSPPLSPGAPSPPVSPRVLSPPTTKQRTSPPHQPKLPSPPPESAPALCNLSGPPTQHPEASPPSSIPSPSPPMSPSQGHKETRDSEDSQAVIAKVSGNTHSIFCPATSSLFEAKPLLSTTHPLTPPSLPPEAGGPLGNAAGCWRNSSGPWLRADSQRRAALCALNPLPFLRRTASDRQPGARPQPPILNPTSTSCESQLGQSSSSEESPKKDTEPGSSPCSPELQGSSRRASPPEFCVLGHGLQPEPRAGHIQDKSQPEAQSQQEEVS; encoded by the coding sequence ATGGGGTGTACACCTTCACACAGTGACATTGTAAACAGCGTTGCAAAGAGTGGCATTCAGTTCTTGAAAAAGCCCAAAGCAATTCGGCCAGGATGTCAGGGTGGAAGTGAAAGAGGTTCCATCCCTTTGCTGGTTAAAAACTCCACCTGCTATGACGCTGGGGAGGGCCTGGCAGAGGAGCAGCCAAGTTCCAGGAGGAACCAAACCACAGCTAAAGGTCTTTGTCAGCTTATGGGAGATCCTGCTTCAGGCAAAAGGAAAGATACGGAAGGACTGATCCCAGGAACCAAAACCTCTTCATCCCAGCTGAACAAATCACAAAGCCACATGGCTAAGGACATTCTGTTCAAGACACAGGGTTCCCATGGATCACAAGGGGCAGACTTTTCTGGAGATGAGAGTCAGGAAAGTAGTACCCAAGACACTTCCAAATGGAAAAGGACACAAAAATGTCACACGTCAAGCAAACAGAGCCATTGCTACCAAACCATCCACCCTGCTCATGAGTCTGAAGGCAAAGTGGACTTCCCAGAGCCCCTGGTAAAGGCCCACCAGCACGCTTACACCTATCTCCACTCCAGCCTCTCCAAATATGAAGCAATTCTGTACATCATCCATCAGGCCACCCAGACCCGGGAGCTGCTGCAGCCTATGGTCAGCTTCCTGCTGCTGTGCTTTGAGGAGATCAGCCAGCTTTTGGGGGAGATCTCCAAGGATGGAGAAGTACTCCTGCAGGAAGTTAGGGAGGATCTGGCTTGGCCTTTGAAGAAAAGAGAGCCCCAggaacaaccagatctcctgcaACAGCTGCTGCAGTACACAGTCAGCAAACTGCAGGTGCTCAATGGCACGGTGGCCTCGCTTACCAACAGCTTCCTGGAGAGCTCCAGCAGCTACCTCCACTCCACTGCAACCCACTTGGAAAATAAGCTGAGCGCAAAAAGGAACGTGGATGAACGCCTCCTGGGGGCTCTGGGGCAGCTACAGAGCCTGGCGAGTGGCCGTGGTGATGCTGGGGTGCAGGGACTCCCCTTATGCTCTGAGGACAGTGGCATTGGTGCTGACAATGAGTCTGTGCAGTCGGTGGACAAGCTGGGCAAGCAAACCAGCTGGGACCTTGCACTAGAGCCTGAAGAATGGAAGTCAGTGACTTCCAATCACACAGAAGCTAGGCAGTCCGGACATGCCTGGCAGCAAAGTCCATTCTGTATGGGTTCAGACGGACCTCAGGACTGCCTGCTCTCAGGGGCTTCTATGGCAAAGGTTCAGCCACAAGCACAGGATGAAGCAAGGAGCCCATGCGTCTCCAGTACAAGCCCAGAAAATATCACCTCCCCGCCTTTGAAGCTGGGGACAAGCACCCCATGTGATTCCTTTGGGATTGGTGTCTCTGTGGAACCACATCTTTCCAAAACCTCCAGGCTGATGGACGCTCCATCTCTTAGTGACAGCGAGGACAGCAGCCCAGAGGAGGAAGATGAAATGAGCAGCATGAGTCTGTGTGTCTGGCAGGAAAAAACTCCACATTCAAGGCCACGATCTTCACCTGCTGACCGGGAAAGCCCATTTCAGGCCCGCACCAGGAGGCTTAGGAGCCTCCAGGCCCAGGAAATGATTCTGAAGATGAAGGAAGCAATCAGCGAAAGGATCAAGTTTGTCCCTGTGCTCTCTGGGCACCAGGATTggtctgaggaggaggaggggaggataGTGGTCCCCCCAAGACCTAGCACCGTCAGTGGCAGCAGGAGGGCccctgagaggcagaggaggtCCCAGTCAGAGTCATGTCTCCAGAGTCACGTGGAGGACCCCACCCTTCAGGAGCTGCGAAGGGTCCAGAGGGACCTCAGTCAGAAGCTGGAGGCATTTTATGCCCTGGGTGCCAAAGGGCAGGAGCAGAGCCAGGAGCAGATTCTGCAGCCCAGAGCAGCAGCCGTGTGGCCCAATGGCACCTGCAAGGTCAGTCCAAGCAACACCACCAGCAGGCTCAAGGCATCCCTCACCAAGAACTTCAGTATTTTGCCTAGTCAGGACAAGAGCATCTTGCAGAAATGCAGTCCCCATCCTGAGGACGAACAGGGCAAAGCTGAGAAGCTTCCAAATGCCATCCCATCAGGAGATGTCAGTGAGGCTGCCGAGGCCACGGACCAGAATGTCAGGGGCTGTCCCACCAGAACATCTGTCAAGAAGCTTATTGAAACTTTCAGTCCCACGGAGAGTCTGAGGACACTGGGGGACTCTAAGGACTCTGGGGCAAGTCCCTGCCTCAGGAATTGCATCATGCCACCCAGACTTCCCATGTACAGGGGGCTTGCCCCTTTGTATCCAAAGTCCCAAATTTCTCCAGCATCAGGCAGAGAACCTCTCAGAATGGGCATAGGCTGGAAGCCCTTAGCACCTATCTTTCCCCCTCTGCCTAAAGCAGAAGCAGCCAAGAGTGAGGAACTCAGCTGTGAAATGGAGGGGAACCCCGAGCACCTCCCTCCACCGCCCCTGGAAGTCCTGATGGACAAATCATTCGCTTCTCTGGAGTCCCCAGAAAGCAGCAAGTCCACAGAGAGCTCCCCGCAGGAAACCCAGGAGCCAGGGCTGGGAGAGGCTGGCCCCACCAGGAGAACTTGGGCTTCCCCAAAGCTGAGGGCCTCTGTGAGCCCCCTGGACTTGCTGCCCAGCAAGAGCACCGCCAGCCCCACCAAGCCTCGCAGCACAGGGCCAGGGAGTGGCAGGAGCAGCTGCCAGCCCAGGAAGCCAGTCCTGGACCTGAGCCGCCCACCAGCCACCAGCCAAAGCCCAGAGGTGAAGGGTGGGACTTGGAGTCAGGCAGAGAAGGCCGCCAGCCTCTACAGGCAGCCCCGGAAAGCCATTGCCTGGCACCACTCCAGCCCTCCATCTGGACAAAACAGGACCTCAGAATCCAGCCTGGCCAGACCGAGGCAGAGCCGAGAGAGAAGCCCCGCGGTGGGCAGAAAGGCCTCTCCCACGAGGACACACTGGGTGCCCCAAGCAGACAAGAGGCGCCGGAGCCTGCCCTCCTCGTACAGACCTGCCCAGTCAAGCCCCTCTGCCGTGCAGACGCCCCCCAGTCCACCACTCAGCCCTGGAGCTCCCAGCCCACCCGTGAGCCCCAGGGTGCTAAGCCCTCCAACCACAAAGCAGCGAACTTCCCCACCGCACCAGCCCAAGCTGCCCAGCCCTCCCCCCGAGAGTGCACCCGCTCTGTGCAACCTCTCCGGCCCTCCAACCCAGCACCCAGAAGCAAGCCCCCCTTCCTCGATTCCCTCCCCATCACCCCCAATGTCCCCTTCTCAGGGGCACAAGGAAACAAGAGACTCTGAAGACAGCCAAGCAGTCATAGCCAAAGTGTCTGGGAACACACATTCCATATTCTGCCCAGCTACCTCCTCTCTATTTGAAGCTAAACCGCTGCTCTCAACAACCCACCCACTGACCCCACCATCGCTGCCGCCAGAGGCTGGAGGCCCTCTCGGGAACGCAGCAGGATGCTGGAGGAACAGCTCAGGACCTTGGCTGCGAGCAGACTCACAGCGGAGAGCGGCTCTGTGTGCCCTCAACCCTCTGCCTTTCCTCAGGAGGACAGCTTCTGACCGCCAGCCGGGTGCCCGACCGCAGCCTCCCATCTTGAACCCCACCAGCACCTCTTGTGAATCCCAGCTCGGTCAAAGCAG